The Pyricularia oryzae 70-15 chromosome 5, whole genome shotgun sequence genome includes a region encoding these proteins:
- a CDS encoding AUR protein kinase, with protein sequence MATKAMQLEECFEHLNVNDENDHGDRLVQKSKISMSTAQISHGSSRPNLFKVALQSQSANTVTSVTLPSQAAQRKMAPPPKSREPPSPSKHKKDSVSSSVDELANEEVEASAPRVPKEFHLGMFEIGRPLGKGKFGRVYLARERTTGFICALKVLYKKELESGSVEKQVRREIEIQTNLCHPNILKMYGHFHDNKRIFLILEFAGKGELYKHLRKENRFPEWKAAQYVAQMASALKYLHRKHVIHRDIKPENILVGLHGELKISDFGWSVHAPNNRRKTLCGTLDYLPPEMIKSGNKDNTYDEKVDLWSLGVLTYEFVVGEAPFEDTPVMTQRRIARADMTIPSFVSPECRDLIKKLLVLDPVKRLSLDAVQKHPWIIKHCVKGERATNREKGRGSD encoded by the exons ATGGCAACGAAAGCTATGCAACTCGAAGAGTGCTTCGAGCACCTGAATGTTAACGATGAGAACGACCACGGTGACAGATTGGTACAAAAGTCCAAG ATCTCCATGTCTACAGCACAAATATCTCATGGCAGTTCGAGACCGAACCTGTTCAAGGTCGCCCTACAATCGCAAAGCGCAAACACAGTCACGTCGGTGACACTCCCATCCCAGGCAGCCCAACGAAAAATGGCCCCACCACCCAAGAGCAGAGAGCCCCCTTCACCCAGCAAACACAAAAAGGATTCAGTCTCGTCCAGCGTAGATGAGCTCGCGAATGAGGAAGTTGAAGCTTCGGCCCCGAGAGTACCTAAGGAATTCCACCTTGGTATGTTCGAGATCGGACGGCCTCTGGGCAAGGGAAAGTTTGGCCGTGTATACCTCGCCCGCGAGCGTACCACCGGCTTCATCTGTGCACTCAAGGTCCTGTACAAAAAGGAGCTTGAGTCTGGCAGTGTTGAAAAACAGGTCCGACGAGAAATCGAGATCCAAACAAATCTCTGCCATCCAAACATTCTGAAGATGTATGGCCATTTCCATGACAACAAACGGATATTCCTCATCCTCGAATTTGCAGGCAAAGGTGAATTGTACAAGCATTTGCGCAAAGAAAACCGCTTTCCGGAGTGGAAGGCCGCCCAATATGTCGCCCAAATGGCCAGCGCCCTCAAATACCTCCACCGGAAACACGTCATCCACCGGGATATCAAGCCCGAGAACATCCTAGTTGGCCTTCACGGGGAGCTGAAGATTTCGGATTTTGGTTGGAGCGTGCACGCTCCCAACAACCGTCGCAAGACGCTTTGTGGAACTCTCGACTATCTCCCACCAGAGATGATCAAGTCTGGCAACAAGGACAACACTTATGACGAAAAGGTTGACCTTTGGAGCTTGGGCGTGCTGACCTACGAGTTTGTCGTTGGCGAGGCGCCCTTTGAGGATACTCCGGTCATGACCCAAAGGAGGATTGCCAGGGCCGATATGACTATCCCGTCTTTCGTTAGCCCGGAGTGCCGTGATTTGATCAAGAAA CTGTTGGTTCTTGACCCTGTCAAGAGGCTCTCTTTGGACGCTGTTCAAAAGCACCCTTGGATCATCAAGCACTGCGTCAAGGGCGAGCGTGCCACCAACCGCGAGAAGGGCCGCGGTAGCGACTAA